A single Pseudomonas brassicacearum DNA region contains:
- a CDS encoding ANTAR domain-containing response regulator, producing MLRILLINDTAKKVGRLKAALMEAGFEVIDESGLTIDLPARVETVRPDVILIDTESPGRDVMEQVVLVSRDQPRPIVMFTDEHDPNVMRQAIKSGVSAYIVEGIHAARLQPILDVAMARFESDQALRAQLLARDQQLAERKRIELAKGMLMKMKECNEEQAYTLMRRQAMSRQQKLIQVAEQIIAMNELLG from the coding sequence ATGCTGCGTATCCTGCTGATCAACGACACCGCGAAAAAAGTCGGTCGCCTCAAGGCCGCCCTGATGGAAGCCGGATTCGAAGTGATCGACGAATCCGGCCTGACCATCGACCTGCCGGCGCGCGTCGAAACGGTGCGTCCGGACGTGATCCTGATCGATACCGAGTCACCCGGGCGCGATGTGATGGAGCAAGTGGTACTGGTCAGTCGCGACCAGCCACGACCGATCGTCATGTTTACCGACGAGCACGACCCCAATGTGATGCGCCAGGCGATCAAGTCGGGCGTCAGCGCCTACATCGTCGAAGGCATCCACGCCGCGCGCCTGCAACCGATCCTCGACGTGGCCATGGCCCGCTTCGAAAGCGACCAGGCCCTGCGCGCCCAACTCCTGGCCCGGGACCAGCAACTGGCCGAACGCAAGCGCATCGAACTGGCCAAGGGCATGCTGATGAAGATGAAGGAATGCAACGAGGAACAGGCCTACACCCTGATGCGGCGCCAGGCCATGAGCCGCCAGCAGAAGCTGATCCAGGTGGCGGAGCAGATCATTGCCATGAATGAGCTGCTGGGCTGA
- a CDS encoding quinone-dependent dihydroorotate dehydrogenase has protein sequence MYTLVRELLFKLSPETSHDLSLDLIGAGGRLGLNGLLCKAPAKLPVTVMGLEFPNPVGLAAGLDKNGAAIDGFAQLGFGFVEIGTVTPRPQPGNPKPRLFRLPQAEAIINRMGFNNLGVDHLLARVAAAKYKGVLGINIGKNFDTPVERAVDDYLICLDKVYAHASYVTVNVSSPNTPGLRSLQFGDSLKQLLADLARRRAELALIHGRHVPLAIKIAPDMTDEETTQVALALIETGMDAVIATNTTLGREGVEGLEYGDEAGGLSGAPVRDKSTHTVKVLAAELAGRLPIIAAGGITEGRHAAEKITAGASLVQIYSGFIYKGPALIRESVDAIAALG, from the coding sequence ATGTACACCCTGGTCCGTGAACTGCTGTTCAAACTCTCCCCGGAAACCTCCCACGACCTGTCCCTGGATCTGATTGGCGCCGGCGGACGCCTGGGCCTCAATGGATTGCTGTGCAAGGCCCCGGCAAAATTGCCGGTGACGGTCATGGGCCTGGAGTTCCCCAACCCGGTCGGGTTGGCGGCAGGCCTGGACAAGAATGGCGCGGCCATCGACGGGTTCGCCCAGTTGGGTTTCGGTTTCGTGGAAATCGGCACCGTCACCCCTCGACCGCAGCCGGGCAACCCCAAGCCACGGCTTTTCCGCCTGCCGCAAGCCGAGGCGATCATCAACCGCATGGGGTTCAACAACCTGGGCGTCGATCATCTGCTGGCCCGTGTGGCTGCGGCCAAGTACAAGGGCGTGCTGGGCATCAACATCGGCAAGAATTTCGACACGCCGGTGGAGCGCGCCGTCGACGACTACCTGATCTGCCTGGACAAGGTCTACGCCCACGCCAGCTACGTGACTGTCAACGTCAGCTCCCCCAACACCCCGGGGCTGCGCAGCCTGCAATTCGGTGATTCGCTCAAGCAACTGCTGGCCGACCTGGCCCGGCGTCGTGCAGAACTGGCGTTGATTCACGGCCGGCACGTGCCGCTGGCGATCAAGATCGCCCCGGACATGACCGACGAAGAGACCACCCAGGTAGCCCTGGCCCTGATCGAGACGGGCATGGACGCGGTAATCGCCACCAACACGACCCTGGGTCGTGAAGGGGTCGAAGGGCTGGAATACGGTGACGAGGCGGGCGGCTTGTCTGGCGCGCCAGTGCGTGACAAGAGCACCCACACGGTGAAGGTGCTGGCCGCTGAACTGGCGGGGCGCTTGCCGATCATCGCCGCAGGCGGGATTACCGAAGGCCGCCACGCCGCCGAGAAGATCACCGCAGGGGCGAGCCTGGTGCAGATTTATTCGGGCTTTATCTACAAGGGGCCGGCGTTGATTCGTGAGTCGGTGGATGCCATTGCGGCGTTGGGTTGA
- a CDS encoding GGDEF domain-containing protein, which translates to MALHQVRPRILGFISEDVSAWLVASLVLLAGTVLTGVLTWAMMDLFNQQLRQRFELQAEERFSRIEEHFHDQERRLDSLRRFFANSEGVSNTEFRGYADALLRRTRAFAWAPRVQRDQRQSFEQQAQAEGASQFTIREPDGNGGLRQAAERDEYAPMLYIQSQASFGAPLGLDLLSEPLPRAALERARQRGRVVASQPLELMGTDPVFARGVLLVAPVIRESVSEPFGYVVAAISMRQLAGDGLPASAHDNLSMRVMDLSTENAEEALFESHNRQGHSELSATRLLRLADRDYRIELRPSRVFLATNHSSVMSLMVLGGLLSLLLSVLLYVLVSQRQRALKLVEQRTRELRAREQELRGTHGQLRGVLDAATQVAIIATDLRGVITTFNVGAEQMLGYPSCEVLQSMTLESLHVPRELQARAAQLGARFGKPIPTCHAMLLEGGEQGGQQAREWTLVRRDGSHLTVNMLATPMLDDQGLWIGHLAICIDITERKRVHEALAARDLLLKKLSAHVPGGIYQFRMDFNGRFSVIYASDGIRDIYELEPDVLVQNAEAIFSRIHPLDSTRVRASIRASAHTLSPWREEYRVQLPLRGLRWVRGEATPEELPGGGVLWHGYISDISDLKRVEEELRALSVTDALTGIRNRRYFQERLTSEMARVERGSGGLAVIMLDIDHFKRINDQHGHAVGDRVLQAVCQRVAQRLRRTDVFCRLGGEEFVVLCPDTDSDSAYSLALELWEGLRAAPIENVGFVTASFGIATWRAGEGADALLLRADSGVYAAKQAGRDRVEVQLS; encoded by the coding sequence ATGGCATTGCATCAGGTGCGCCCCAGGATCCTGGGCTTTATCAGCGAAGACGTATCGGCCTGGCTGGTGGCTTCGCTGGTCCTGCTGGCCGGTACGGTCCTGACCGGCGTGCTGACCTGGGCGATGATGGACCTGTTCAATCAGCAACTGCGCCAGCGCTTCGAGCTGCAAGCCGAAGAGCGTTTCAGCCGCATCGAAGAACACTTCCATGACCAGGAGCGACGCCTCGACAGCCTCAGGCGTTTCTTTGCCAACTCCGAAGGGGTCTCCAACACTGAATTCCGTGGTTACGCCGACGCGCTATTGCGCCGTACCCGAGCCTTCGCCTGGGCGCCCAGGGTGCAGCGCGACCAACGGCAATCGTTCGAACAACAAGCGCAGGCCGAAGGGGCCTCTCAATTCACGATCCGCGAGCCGGACGGCAACGGTGGCCTGCGGCAGGCCGCCGAACGGGACGAATACGCGCCGATGCTCTACATTCAGAGCCAGGCTTCCTTTGGGGCGCCGCTGGGCCTGGATCTGCTTTCCGAACCGTTGCCTCGTGCCGCGCTTGAGCGGGCGCGCCAGCGTGGCCGGGTGGTGGCTTCGCAGCCATTGGAACTGATGGGCACCGACCCGGTGTTTGCCCGCGGGGTACTGCTGGTTGCGCCGGTCATCCGGGAATCGGTCAGCGAACCGTTCGGGTATGTGGTGGCGGCCATCAGCATGCGACAACTGGCGGGTGATGGGCTGCCAGCGTCCGCTCACGATAACCTCTCGATGCGTGTCATGGACCTGTCTACCGAAAACGCGGAGGAGGCGCTGTTCGAATCCCACAACCGGCAGGGCCACAGCGAATTGTCGGCCACTCGCCTGCTGCGCCTGGCTGATCGCGATTACCGGATAGAGTTGCGGCCCAGCCGGGTGTTCCTGGCGACCAACCATTCTTCGGTGATGAGCCTGATGGTGCTCGGCGGTTTGCTCAGCCTGCTGCTCAGCGTCTTGCTCTATGTGTTGGTCAGCCAGCGGCAGCGGGCCTTGAAACTGGTAGAGCAACGCACCCGTGAATTGCGCGCCCGGGAACAGGAGTTGCGTGGTACCCACGGCCAGTTGCGCGGTGTGCTGGATGCGGCGACCCAGGTCGCGATCATCGCCACGGACCTGCGTGGTGTCATCACCACCTTCAACGTCGGCGCCGAACAGATGCTCGGCTACCCGAGCTGTGAGGTCCTGCAGAGCATGACCCTGGAAAGCCTGCATGTGCCGCGCGAGCTCCAGGCTCGCGCCGCCCAGCTCGGCGCACGCTTTGGCAAGCCGATTCCGACGTGCCACGCGATGCTGCTCGAGGGCGGCGAGCAGGGCGGGCAACAGGCGCGGGAGTGGACCCTGGTGCGCCGCGATGGTAGCCACCTGACCGTGAACATGCTCGCCACACCGATGCTAGATGACCAGGGGTTGTGGATCGGGCACCTGGCGATCTGCATCGACATCACCGAACGCAAGCGCGTCCACGAGGCATTGGCCGCCCGTGACCTGTTGCTGAAAAAGCTCAGTGCCCACGTGCCGGGGGGAATCTACCAGTTCAGAATGGATTTCAATGGTCGCTTCAGCGTGATCTATGCCAGCGACGGCATTCGCGACATCTATGAATTGGAACCCGATGTGCTGGTGCAGAACGCCGAGGCGATTTTCTCGCGCATTCACCCGTTGGACAGCACGCGCGTCCGCGCTTCGATTCGTGCTTCGGCCCACACCTTGAGCCCATGGCGGGAAGAGTACCGGGTGCAGTTGCCCCTGCGCGGCCTGCGCTGGGTACGCGGCGAAGCCACGCCCGAGGAACTGCCCGGCGGCGGGGTGTTGTGGCACGGCTATATCTCGGATATTTCCGACCTCAAGCGTGTGGAAGAAGAGCTGCGGGCCCTGTCAGTGACCGATGCCCTGACCGGTATTCGCAACCGTCGCTATTTCCAGGAGCGCCTGACTTCGGAGATGGCCCGGGTCGAGCGCGGTTCCGGGGGGCTGGCGGTCATCATGCTCGACATCGACCACTTCAAGCGCATCAACGACCAGCATGGCCACGCAGTGGGCGACCGGGTGTTGCAGGCGGTCTGTCAGCGCGTCGCGCAACGATTGCGGCGCACCGATGTGTTCTGCCGGCTGGGTGGGGAAGAGTTCGTGGTGCTGTGCCCGGACACCGACAGCGACAGCGCCTATTCCTTGGCATTGGAGCTGTGGGAGGGCTTGCGGGCGGCGCCCATCGAGAACGTGGGTTTTGTCACCGCCAGCTTCGGTATCGCCACCTGGCGCGCCGGGGAGGGCGCCGACGCGTTGTTGCTAAGGGCCGACTCGGGCGTGTATGCGGCCAAGCAGGCCGGGCGGGATCGGGTCGAGGTGCAGTTGAGCTAG
- a CDS encoding CmpA/NrtA family ABC transporter substrate-binding protein, protein MNEVPANPLAWVNGSDAPEKSAVNLGFMALSDCAPVVVAATQGFAQPYGLTLNLKRQASWANLRDKLVSGEIDAAHSLYGLIYAVHLGIGGVAASDMAVLMGLNQNGQSINLSHGLQAQGVTSPEALERHVHQTRPKLTFAQTFPTGTHAMWLYYWLAAQGIHPLSDVDSVVVPPPQMIAHLQAGRIDGFCVGEPWCASAVKQNLGFTLATTQTIWPDHPEKVLGCTRAFVEQYPNTARALVMAILEASRFIEQSNENRRSTAQLLTAPEYLDAPLDCIEPRLLGIYADGLGNSWQDPHAMRFHGNGEVNLPYLSDGMWFMTQFRRWGLLREDPDYLAVAQDVQQLKLYREACAALDIASPRQDMRSSQLIDGITWDGSDPAGYARSFKLHALSDAAPLLASR, encoded by the coding sequence ATGAATGAAGTTCCAGCCAACCCCCTGGCCTGGGTCAACGGCAGCGATGCCCCGGAAAAGAGCGCGGTCAACCTCGGTTTCATGGCCTTGAGCGACTGTGCCCCGGTGGTGGTCGCCGCCACCCAGGGCTTCGCTCAGCCCTACGGCCTGACCCTGAACCTCAAGCGCCAGGCGTCCTGGGCCAACCTTCGCGACAAGCTGGTCAGCGGCGAAATCGATGCCGCCCACAGCCTGTATGGGCTGATCTACGCAGTGCACCTGGGCATCGGCGGGGTCGCGGCAAGCGACATGGCCGTGCTGATGGGGCTGAACCAGAACGGCCAGAGCATCAACCTGTCCCATGGCTTGCAGGCCCAGGGCGTGACCAGTCCTGAAGCACTGGAACGGCATGTGCACCAAACTCGCCCGAAACTGACCTTCGCCCAGACCTTCCCCACCGGCACCCACGCCATGTGGCTCTATTACTGGCTTGCCGCCCAGGGCATCCACCCGTTGTCGGACGTCGACAGCGTGGTCGTGCCTCCGCCGCAAATGATCGCGCACCTGCAAGCCGGGCGTATCGACGGGTTTTGCGTCGGCGAGCCCTGGTGCGCCAGCGCAGTGAAGCAGAACCTGGGCTTCACCCTGGCGACTACCCAGACCATCTGGCCCGATCACCCGGAAAAAGTCCTGGGTTGCACCCGCGCGTTCGTCGAGCAATACCCCAATACCGCCCGGGCCCTGGTGATGGCGATCCTCGAAGCCAGCCGCTTCATCGAACAAAGCAACGAAAACCGTCGCAGCACCGCGCAACTGTTGACTGCGCCTGAATACCTCGACGCCCCGCTGGACTGCATCGAGCCGCGCCTGCTGGGAATTTATGCCGACGGCTTGGGCAACAGCTGGCAGGATCCCCACGCCATGCGCTTTCATGGCAACGGCGAGGTGAACCTGCCGTACCTGTCCGACGGCATGTGGTTCATGACCCAGTTCCGCCGCTGGGGCCTGCTGCGCGAAGACCCGGATTACCTGGCCGTGGCCCAGGACGTCCAGCAGCTCAAGCTGTACCGCGAAGCCTGCGCGGCGCTGGACATCGCGTCCCCGCGCCAGGACATGCGCAGCAGCCAGCTGATCGACGGCATCACCTGGGACGGCTCGGATCCGGCCGGGTACGCCCGCAGCTTCAAACTGCACGCCTTGAGCGATGCGGCTCCCCTTCTCGCCAGCCGCTGA
- a CDS encoding YggL family protein, translating to MATNRSQRLRKKLCVDEFQELGFELNLDFKEDLADEAIDAFLDAFLKEAMEANGLGYVGGDDYGLVCLQKRGSVSEEQRAAVEAWLKARPELTSVEVSPLMDVWYPEKPINPVA from the coding sequence ATGGCGACTAACCGTTCCCAGCGTCTGCGCAAAAAACTGTGCGTGGATGAATTTCAAGAGCTGGGTTTCGAACTGAACCTGGATTTCAAAGAAGATCTGGCCGATGAGGCTATTGACGCTTTCCTCGATGCTTTCCTCAAAGAAGCCATGGAAGCCAACGGCCTGGGCTATGTCGGCGGCGATGACTACGGTCTGGTTTGCCTGCAGAAGCGTGGCTCGGTTTCCGAAGAGCAGCGCGCTGCCGTTGAAGCCTGGCTCAAGGCACGTCCTGAGCTGACCAGCGTTGAAGTCAGCCCGCTGATGGACGTCTGGTACCCGGAAAAGCCGATCAATCCGGTCGCTTGA
- the dacB gene encoding D-alanyl-D-alanine carboxypeptidase/D-alanyl-D-alanine-endopeptidase — MIKSLRPLLLAGLLLPLALPASTSAATINTALTPNVQKALKNSKLQNDALSLVMIPLNGPGTPTLYNADVSVNPASTMKLVTTYAALEMLGPNHQWKTEFYTDGTLSGGILNGNLYLKGGGDPKLNMEKLWLLMRDLRANGVQQVTGDLVLDRGFFIKPQLPEFNDDGNDKNKPFLVKPDSLLVNLKALRFVARNDGGRVLVSVEPPIASIRIENQVKAVNSKQCTGGVRYNPVTQTDGSVTVTVGGQLGDGCSSQTYLSLLDHATYTAGAVRAIWKELGGSIQGKDRLAATPSNAKVLARAFSPDLAEIIRDINKYSNNTMAQQLFLSLGAQFRNEADGDDAKAAQRVVRQWLAKKGITAPHLVMENGSGLSRAERVSAREMAAMLQAAWRSPYSAEFISSMPIAGTDGTMRKRLKTTAMAGEAHVKTGTLNTVRAIAGYSRDINGNTWAVVAILNDPKPWGASSVLDQVLLDLYRQPKLPQTASAL; from the coding sequence ATGATCAAATCTTTGCGTCCACTGCTTTTGGCCGGCCTTCTTCTTCCCCTGGCCCTGCCTGCGTCCACCAGCGCCGCCACCATCAACACGGCCCTGACGCCCAATGTGCAAAAGGCCCTCAAGAACAGCAAGCTGCAGAATGACGCGCTGTCCCTGGTGATGATCCCGCTCAACGGCCCTGGCACCCCGACCCTCTACAACGCCGACGTCTCGGTCAATCCGGCGTCCACCATGAAACTGGTGACCACCTACGCCGCCCTGGAAATGCTCGGCCCCAATCACCAGTGGAAAACCGAGTTCTACACCGACGGCACCCTCAGCGGTGGGATTCTCAACGGCAACCTGTACCTCAAAGGTGGCGGCGACCCCAAGCTGAACATGGAAAAACTCTGGCTGCTGATGCGCGACCTGCGGGCCAACGGCGTGCAACAGGTGACCGGTGACCTGGTGCTGGACCGTGGTTTCTTCATCAAACCGCAGTTGCCTGAATTCAACGACGACGGCAACGACAAAAACAAACCGTTCCTGGTCAAGCCCGACTCCCTGCTGGTCAACCTCAAGGCCCTGCGTTTTGTCGCCCGCAATGACGGCGGCCGGGTGCTGGTGTCGGTGGAGCCGCCGATTGCGAGCATTCGCATCGAAAACCAGGTCAAGGCCGTCAACTCCAAGCAATGCACCGGCGGCGTGCGCTACAACCCAGTGACACAGACGGACGGCAGCGTGACGGTGACTGTCGGCGGCCAGCTCGGGGACGGTTGCAGCTCCCAGACCTACCTGTCGTTGCTGGACCATGCCACCTACACCGCCGGCGCCGTGCGGGCGATCTGGAAGGAACTGGGCGGCAGCATCCAGGGCAAGGACCGCCTGGCCGCGACCCCGAGCAACGCCAAGGTGCTGGCCCGGGCGTTCTCCCCGGACCTGGCGGAGATCATCCGCGACATCAACAAATACAGTAACAACACCATGGCCCAGCAGTTGTTCCTGAGCCTGGGCGCGCAATTTCGTAACGAAGCCGACGGTGACGACGCCAAGGCTGCGCAACGGGTGGTGCGCCAGTGGTTGGCCAAGAAAGGCATCACCGCGCCGCACCTGGTGATGGAGAATGGCTCCGGCCTGTCCCGCGCCGAACGGGTCAGCGCCCGGGAAATGGCGGCCATGCTGCAAGCCGCCTGGCGCAGCCCGTACTCGGCGGAGTTCATCAGTTCGATGCCGATTGCCGGCACCGACGGCACCATGCGCAAACGCCTGAAGACCACCGCCATGGCCGGCGAAGCCCACGTCAAGACCGGGACCCTGAACACCGTGCGCGCCATCGCCGGCTACAGCCGTGACATCAATGGCAACACATGGGCGGTGGTGGCGATTCTCAACGATCCGAAGCCTTGGGGCGCTTCATCGGTGCTGGACCAGGTGCTGCTGGACTTGTACCGCCAGCCGAAACTGCCGCAGACGGCTTCGGCGCTCTAA
- the rmf gene encoding ribosome modulation factor: MRRLKRDPLERAFLRGYQYGVGGKSRELCPFTLPSVRQAWINGWREGRGDNWDGMTGTAGIHRLNELHAVG, from the coding sequence ATGAGAAGACTTAAGCGTGATCCGTTGGAAAGAGCATTTTTACGTGGTTACCAATATGGCGTTGGTGGTAAATCCCGTGAGCTTTGCCCCTTTACTCTACCGTCGGTACGTCAAGCCTGGATCAATGGCTGGCGAGAAGGACGCGGCGACAACTGGGACGGTATGACCGGCACTGCGGGTATCCATAGACTCAACGAACTTCACGCCGTCGGCTGA
- the rlmKL gene encoding bifunctional 23S rRNA (guanine(2069)-N(7))-methyltransferase RlmK/23S rRNA (guanine(2445)-N(2))-methyltransferase RlmL, with protein MSDRFELFLTCPKGLEGLLVEEAVGLGLEEAREHTSAVRGMADMETAYRLCLWSRLANRVLLVLKRFPMKDAEDLYHGVLDVDWQDHMLADGTLAVEFSGHGSGIDNTHFGALKVKDAIVDKLRTPSGERPSIDKLNPDLRIHLRLDRGEAILSLDLSGHSLHQRGYRLQQGAAPLKENLAAAILIRAGWPRIAAEGGALADPMCGVGTFLVEAGMIAADMAPNLRRQQWGFTAWLGHVPALWKKLHEEATARAAAGLAKPPLWIRGYEADPRLIQPGRNNVERAGLSEWIKIYQGEVATFEPRPDQNQKGLVICNPPYGERLGDEASLLYLYQNLGERLRQACLNWEAAVFTGAPDLGKRMGIRSHKQYSFWNGALPCKLLLIKVLPDQFVTGERRTPEQRQAEREQAAYDQAPEVPQERQYNKNGNPIKPAPAPAPVVEQARLSEGGQMFANRLQKNLKLLSKWAKREGIDCYRVYDADMPEYSMAIDLYHDWVHVQEYVAPKSIDPEKASARLFDALAAIPQALNVDKSRVVIKRRERQSGTKQYERQSAQGKFTEVNEGGVKLLVNLTDYLDTGLFLDHRPMRLRIQKEAAGKRFLNLFCYTATASVHAAKGGARSTTSVDLSKTYLDWARRNLSLNGFSDKNRLEQGDVMAWLEASRDEYDLIFIDPPTFSNSKRMEGVFDVQRDHVQLLDLAMARLAPGGVLYFSNNFRKFQLEDNLGERYSVEEITAKTIDPDFARNNKIHRAWKITAR; from the coding sequence ATGTCCGATCGTTTCGAACTCTTCCTCACTTGCCCCAAGGGCCTCGAAGGCCTGCTCGTCGAGGAAGCCGTCGGGCTTGGCCTTGAAGAAGCGCGCGAGCACACCTCGGCCGTGCGCGGCATGGCCGACATGGAAACGGCGTATCGCCTGTGCCTGTGGTCGCGCCTGGCCAACCGCGTGTTGCTGGTACTCAAGCGCTTCCCGATGAAGGACGCCGAAGACCTGTACCACGGCGTGCTGGATGTCGACTGGCAAGACCACATGCTGGCCGATGGCACCCTGGCCGTGGAGTTCAGCGGCCACGGTTCGGGCATTGACAACACCCATTTCGGCGCCTTGAAGGTCAAGGACGCCATCGTCGACAAGCTGCGCACGCCATCGGGCGAGCGGCCGTCCATCGACAAGCTCAATCCGGACCTGCGCATTCACCTGCGCCTGGACCGCGGCGAAGCGATCCTTTCCCTCGACCTCTCCGGCCACAGCCTGCACCAGCGCGGTTATCGCCTGCAGCAAGGCGCCGCGCCGCTGAAGGAAAACCTCGCTGCCGCGATCCTGATCCGCGCCGGTTGGCCGCGCATTGCCGCTGAAGGCGGGGCACTGGCCGACCCGATGTGCGGTGTGGGCACGTTCCTGGTGGAAGCCGGGATGATTGCCGCCGACATGGCACCGAACCTGCGTCGCCAGCAGTGGGGCTTCACCGCCTGGCTCGGCCACGTGCCGGCACTGTGGAAGAAACTCCACGAAGAGGCCACTGCCCGCGCCGCCGCCGGCCTGGCCAAGCCGCCGTTGTGGATTCGTGGCTACGAAGCTGACCCACGGCTGATCCAGCCGGGCCGCAACAACGTCGAACGTGCCGGCCTGAGCGAGTGGATCAAGATCTATCAAGGCGAGGTCGCCACCTTCGAGCCGCGTCCGGACCAGAACCAGAAGGGCCTGGTGATCTGCAACCCACCGTACGGCGAGCGTCTGGGCGATGAGGCCAGCCTGCTTTACCTCTACCAGAACCTGGGCGAGCGTCTGCGCCAGGCGTGCTTGAACTGGGAGGCGGCTGTGTTCACCGGTGCGCCGGACCTGGGCAAGCGCATGGGCATTCGCAGCCACAAGCAGTATTCGTTCTGGAACGGCGCCTTGCCGTGCAAATTGCTGCTGATCAAGGTGTTGCCGGATCAATTCGTCACTGGTGAGCGTCGCACCCCGGAACAGCGCCAGGCCGAGCGTGAGCAGGCCGCCTACGATCAAGCCCCTGAAGTACCGCAAGAGCGCCAGTACAACAAGAACGGCAACCCGATCAAGCCAGCACCGGCGCCGGCCCCTGTGGTCGAGCAGGCGCGGTTGAGCGAAGGTGGGCAGATGTTCGCCAATCGCCTGCAAAAAAACCTCAAGTTGCTGAGTAAGTGGGCCAAGCGTGAAGGCATTGACTGTTATCGGGTCTACGACGCCGACATGCCGGAATATTCCATGGCCATCGACCTGTACCACGACTGGGTGCACGTCCAGGAATACGTCGCGCCGAAGTCCATCGACCCGGAAAAAGCCTCGGCCCGGTTGTTCGACGCCCTGGCGGCGATTCCCCAGGCGCTGAACGTGGACAAGAGCCGCGTGGTGATCAAGCGTCGCGAGCGCCAGAGCGGCACCAAGCAGTACGAGCGCCAGAGCGCCCAGGGCAAGTTCACCGAGGTCAACGAAGGTGGCGTGAAGCTGCTGGTCAACCTTACTGATTACCTGGACACCGGGCTCTTTCTCGACCATCGGCCAATGCGCCTGCGGATCCAGAAAGAGGCCGCCGGCAAGCGTTTCCTCAACCTGTTCTGCTACACCGCGACCGCCAGCGTCCACGCCGCCAAGGGCGGGGCGCGCAGTACCACCAGCGTCGACCTGTCCAAGACCTACCTGGACTGGGCGCGGCGCAACCTGTCGCTCAATGGTTTTTCCGACAAGAACCGCCTGGAGCAGGGCGATGTGATGGCCTGGCTTGAAGCCAGTCGTGACGAGTACGACCTGATCTTCATCGACCCGCCGACTTTCTCCAACTCCAAGCGCATGGAAGGCGTGTTCGACGTGCAGCGCGACCACGTGCAGTTGCTAGACCTGGCCATGGCGCGCCTGGCGCCAGGCGGCGTGCTGTATTTCTCCAACAACTTCCGCAAGTTCCAGCTCGAGGACAATCTCGGCGAGCGCTACTCGGTGGAGGAGATCACGGCCAAGACCATTGATCCGGATTTTGCGCGTAACAATAAGATCCACCGTGCCTGGAAGATCACGGCCCGTTGA
- a CDS encoding benzoate/H(+) symporter BenE family transporter, translated as MTEVTTTPLRPLADTSPSAIVAGFIAMMTGYTSSLVLMFQAGQAAGLTSGQISSWIWAISIGMAVCSIGLSLRYRTPITIAWSTPGAALLITSLGGVSYGEAIGAYITCAVLVTICGLTGSFERLVKRIPASLAAALLAGILFKIGSEIFVATQHRTGLVLGMFFTYLIVKRLSPRYAVLAALLIGTALSGLLGLLDFSGFALEVATPVWTTPHFSLAATISIGVPLFVVAMTSQNMPGIAVLRADGYNVPASPLITSTGIASLLLAPFGSHGINLAAISAAICTGPHAHEDRNKRYTAAVWCGIFYGIAGVFGATLAALFAALPKELVLSIAALALFGSIINGLSIAMSEVKEREAALVTFMVTASGLTLFSIGSAFWGIVAGVLTLVILNWRSA; from the coding sequence ATGACCGAAGTCACGACCACGCCACTTCGTCCATTGGCCGACACCTCACCTTCGGCCATTGTCGCCGGGTTCATCGCGATGATGACCGGCTACACCAGCTCCCTGGTGCTGATGTTCCAGGCCGGGCAAGCGGCCGGGCTGACCAGCGGGCAGATTTCCTCGTGGATCTGGGCGATTTCCATCGGCATGGCGGTGTGTTCCATCGGTCTGTCGCTGCGCTATCGCACGCCGATCACCATCGCCTGGTCGACACCCGGCGCGGCGCTGCTGATCACCAGCCTGGGCGGCGTGAGTTACGGCGAGGCCATCGGCGCCTATATCACCTGTGCCGTATTGGTGACGATCTGCGGCCTGACCGGCAGTTTCGAACGCCTGGTCAAGCGTATTCCAGCCTCGCTGGCGGCGGCGTTGCTGGCGGGGATCCTGTTCAAGATCGGCAGCGAGATCTTCGTCGCTACCCAGCATCGCACCGGGCTGGTGCTGGGGATGTTTTTCACCTACCTGATCGTCAAGCGCCTGTCGCCCCGCTACGCGGTACTGGCGGCACTGTTGATCGGTACGGCGCTGTCAGGCCTGCTGGGGCTGTTGGACTTCAGCGGCTTTGCCCTGGAAGTCGCGACGCCGGTCTGGACCACGCCGCACTTTTCCCTGGCAGCCACCATCAGCATCGGCGTTCCGCTGTTCGTGGTGGCGATGACCTCGCAGAACATGCCCGGCATCGCCGTGCTGCGGGCCGACGGCTACAACGTGCCGGCCTCCCCGCTGATCACCAGCACCGGCATCGCTTCGCTGTTGCTGGCACCGTTCGGTTCCCATGGCATCAACCTGGCGGCCATCAGCGCGGCCATCTGCACCGGGCCCCACGCCCACGAAGATCGCAACAAGCGCTACACGGCGGCGGTCTGGTGCGGGATCTTCTACGGGATTGCCGGGGTGTTTGGCGCTACGCTGGCGGCGTTGTTCGCGGCGCTGCCCAAGGAGCTGGTGCTGTCCATCGCGGCCTTGGCGCTGTTCGGGTCGATCATCAATGGCTTGAGCATCGCCATGAGCGAAGTGAAGGAGCGGGAAGCGGCGCTGGTCACCTTCATGGTCACGGCGTCGGGGCTGACGCTGTTCTCCATCGGTTCGGCGTTCTGGGGGATTGTGGCGGGGGTGTTGACCTTAGTGATACTGAACTGGCGTAGCGCCTAA